The following are from one region of the Rosettibacter firmus genome:
- the argJ gene encoding bifunctional glutamate N-acetyltransferase/amino-acid acetyltransferase ArgJ gives MEQTCEIAIDMKTGVIAPKGFKAAGIHCGIKRFKKDLALIVSDVPATAAGVFTQNKVQAAPVLLCKKYLQENEKFRAIIINSGNANACTGEQGYKDAVMMSVLTAEELNIKPEEVFVSSTGVIGELLPMDKISAGIKKIVHHLNNDDYKSPAEAILTTDTFIKTASVSFQIDGKEVTIGGIAKGSGMIHPNMATMLAFVTTDAAIEKNTFQTMLKEITDKTFNRIVVDGDTSTNDMVIALANGMSGIETIFADTEAYRIFYENLYEILKKLSIDIVKDGEGATKLVEINVEGALNDEQALKAAKTVALSPLVKTAIHGEDANWGRIIAAVGYSGVEFDPAKFEIIINGQPVLMQNYKVALTAKEANKLLKPDEINLLLKLNLGNGTATCWTCDFSEEYVKINGSYRT, from the coding sequence ATGGAACAAACTTGCGAAATAGCAATCGATATGAAAACTGGTGTAATAGCCCCAAAAGGGTTTAAAGCTGCTGGAATTCATTGCGGAATTAAGCGTTTTAAAAAAGATTTAGCTTTAATAGTTTCTGATGTACCTGCAACCGCTGCAGGTGTTTTTACTCAGAACAAAGTTCAAGCAGCTCCTGTATTATTATGCAAAAAGTATCTTCAGGAAAATGAAAAATTTAGAGCAATAATAATAAACAGTGGAAATGCTAATGCATGTACAGGAGAACAGGGCTATAAAGATGCTGTTATGATGTCTGTATTAACAGCAGAAGAATTGAATATCAAACCAGAAGAAGTTTTTGTTTCTTCTACAGGTGTTATTGGTGAACTGCTACCGATGGATAAAATTTCTGCTGGAATAAAAAAAATTGTACATCATTTGAATAATGATGATTATAAATCTCCTGCAGAAGCTATTTTAACTACAGATACATTTATAAAAACTGCTTCGGTTAGCTTTCAAATTGATGGTAAAGAAGTAACTATTGGAGGTATAGCTAAAGGTTCTGGAATGATTCATCCAAATATGGCAACTATGCTGGCTTTTGTTACAACCGATGCAGCAATTGAAAAAAATACTTTTCAAACAATGCTGAAAGAAATTACTGATAAAACTTTTAATAGAATTGTTGTTGATGGTGATACAAGCACAAACGATATGGTAATTGCACTGGCTAATGGTATGTCAGGTATAGAAACAATTTTTGCTGATACCGAGGCTTATAGAATTTTTTATGAAAATCTTTATGAAATTCTTAAAAAACTTTCAATTGATATAGTGAAAGATGGCGAAGGTGCAACTAAATTGGTGGAAATAAATGTTGAAGGGGCTTTAAATGACGAACAAGCCTTAAAAGCTGCAAAAACAGTTGCATTGTCTCCACTTGTTAAAACAGCCATTCACGGAGAAGATGCAAATTGGGGAAGAATTATTGCAGCTGTTGGATATTCAGGTGTTGAATTCGATCCAGCTAAGTTTGAAATTATAATCAATGGACAACCAGTATTAATGCAAAATTATAAAGTTGCTCTTACGGCAAAAGAAGCTAATAAATTGCTAAAACCAGATGAGATAAATCTTTTATTGAAATTAAATCTTGGAAATGGAACGGCTACATGCTGGACGTGTGATTTTTCTGAAGAATATGTAAAAATTAATGGGAGTTATAGAACTTGA
- the argH gene encoding argininosuccinate lyase: MALWNSRFKKQLAESALKFSSSIDIDQKLFNEDIDGSIAHVRMLSKQKIISPAEEKKIIDSLEEIRNEILNNKLKLDWKKEDIHSVIEERLVEKIGETGKKLHTARSRNDQIALDERLYIKKEIGVLEKLISSFQKVLLKIADKHKDTIIPGYTHLQRAQPILFAHHLLAYIEMLQRDKERLSDLLKRVNLSPLGAAAFAGTSILIDRYYSAKLLKMNGIIENSIDAVSDRDVLIELISACSIIMMHLSRLSEELILWSSQEFSFASFDDEYATGSSLMPQKKNPDFAELIRAKTGRVYGSLIGLLTVMKALPLAYNRDMQEDKYHLFNAVDTTKDCLNIITELLMHTNFNKNRFVDELKGDLSLATDLVDYLVRKNVPFRKAHNLVGKVVSKCVEENLKLHQLSISDYKKISTKFDDDIYELFNPGVSIKNKKSEGSTSYKEVEKQIQKWKKILK, encoded by the coding sequence ATGGCACTGTGGAATAGTAGATTTAAAAAACAACTTGCAGAATCGGCATTAAAATTTTCTTCTTCAATCGATATTGATCAAAAATTATTTAATGAAGATATTGATGGAAGTATTGCTCATGTTAGAATGCTTTCAAAACAAAAAATAATTAGTCCTGCTGAAGAAAAGAAAATTATCGATTCACTTGAAGAAATAAGAAATGAAATTCTAAATAATAAATTAAAGCTTGACTGGAAAAAAGAAGATATTCATTCTGTAATCGAAGAAAGACTTGTAGAAAAAATTGGTGAGACTGGTAAAAAACTTCATACTGCCAGAAGTCGAAATGATCAAATTGCATTAGATGAAAGATTATATATCAAAAAAGAAATTGGAGTTCTGGAGAAATTAATATCATCATTTCAAAAGGTATTACTAAAAATAGCTGATAAGCATAAAGATACAATTATACCAGGCTATACACATCTTCAAAGAGCACAACCAATTTTATTTGCACATCATTTACTGGCATATATCGAGATGTTGCAAAGAGACAAAGAAAGATTAAGTGATTTATTAAAAAGAGTAAATCTATCTCCACTTGGTGCTGCTGCTTTTGCAGGCACTTCAATTTTAATTGATAGATATTATTCTGCTAAATTATTAAAGATGAATGGAATAATTGAAAACAGTATCGATGCTGTAAGTGATCGTGATGTTTTAATAGAATTAATTTCTGCCTGTTCAATAATTATGATGCATCTCAGTCGTTTAAGCGAAGAACTTATTTTATGGAGTTCACAGGAATTTTCTTTTGCTTCTTTTGATGATGAATATGCTACAGGTAGCAGTTTAATGCCACAGAAAAAAAATCCAGACTTTGCAGAATTAATTAGGGCTAAAACGGGAAGAGTATATGGTTCACTTATTGGATTGCTTACTGTTATGAAAGCACTTCCTCTGGCTTACAATCGTGATATGCAAGAAGATAAATATCACCTTTTTAATGCAGTAGATACAACGAAAGATTGTTTGAATATAATTACAGAATTGTTAATGCATACTAACTTTAATAAAAATAGATTTGTTGATGAATTAAAAGGCGATTTATCTCTTGCAACCGATCTGGTTGATTATCTGGTTAGAAAAAATGTTCCATTCAGGAAAGCTCATAATTTAGTTGGGAAAGTTGTTTCGAAATGTGTAGAAGAAAATTTGAAACTTCATCAGCTTTCCATCAGTGATTATAAAAAAATATCAACAAAGTTTGATGATGATATTTATGAGCTTTTTAATCCTGGTGTAAGTATTAAAAACAAAAAATCTGAAGGAAGCACATCATATAAAGAAGTTGAAAAGCAAATTCAGAAGTGGAAGAAAATATTGAAATAA
- a CDS encoding argininosuccinate synthase gives MSKQKIVVAYSGGLDTSVMVHWLKKNYDAEIITFTGNLGQSKELEGLEEKALKSGASKVYIEDLTREFLEEYAFPALKAGALYEGAYPMATSLGRPLLAKALVEIARKENATMVAHGCTGKGNDQVRFEVSVGALAPDIKCIAPLRTWEFKSREEEIDYAIANNIPVAATKSNPYSIDDNIWGTAIECGVLEDPMVEPPEDAFIHTVSPENAPDQPELVTIEFESGIPKSVNGKEMDSISLVQLLNEIGGRNAIGRIDMIENRLVGIKSREVYEAPAATILHFAHKELERITLEKSVMHFKTLISQEYANLVYNGLWFTPLREALQAFVDKTQEKVTGLVKLKLYKGTIKISGRTSPYSLYDPALATYTAEDQFDHSASEGFIKIYGLPYKTINRVMQKVEVESKLSV, from the coding sequence ATGAGCAAGCAAAAAATAGTTGTTGCATACTCAGGTGGACTCGATACTTCGGTTATGGTTCACTGGCTTAAAAAGAATTATGATGCCGAGATAATTACTTTTACTGGCAATCTTGGCCAATCAAAAGAATTAGAAGGCCTTGAAGAAAAAGCACTTAAATCTGGTGCTTCGAAAGTATATATTGAAGATTTAACCAGAGAATTTCTTGAAGAATATGCTTTCCCTGCTCTTAAAGCTGGTGCACTATATGAAGGTGCTTATCCAATGGCAACTTCGTTAGGCAGACCATTACTTGCAAAAGCTCTTGTTGAAATTGCAAGAAAAGAAAATGCTACTATGGTAGCTCATGGTTGTACAGGAAAAGGAAACGATCAGGTTCGCTTTGAAGTTTCTGTAGGTGCTTTAGCTCCAGATATAAAATGTATTGCTCCTTTAAGAACATGGGAATTTAAATCAAGAGAAGAAGAAATTGACTACGCAATCGCAAATAATATTCCTGTTGCTGCCACAAAAAGTAATCCTTATTCTATTGACGATAATATATGGGGAACAGCAATTGAATGTGGTGTGCTGGAAGATCCAATGGTAGAACCACCAGAAGATGCTTTCATTCATACAGTATCGCCAGAAAATGCACCAGATCAACCAGAACTTGTTACTATTGAATTTGAATCTGGAATACCAAAAAGTGTAAATGGTAAAGAAATGGATTCGATTTCTCTTGTTCAATTATTAAATGAAATTGGTGGAAGAAATGCTATCGGAAGAATCGATATGATTGAAAATAGATTGGTTGGAATTAAATCAAGAGAAGTTTATGAAGCTCCTGCTGCAACAATTCTTCATTTTGCACATAAGGAATTAGAAAGAATTACACTTGAAAAATCTGTTATGCATTTTAAAACATTAATATCGCAGGAATATGCTAACTTAGTTTATAATGGATTATGGTTTACTCCACTACGAGAAGCACTTCAGGCATTTGTTGATAAAACACAGGAAAAAGTAACTGGTCTGGTAAAACTTAAACTTTATAAAGGAACAATAAAAATTTCTGGTAGAACTTCTCCATATTCATTATACGATCCAGCATTAGCAACTTATACTGCAGAAGATCAATTCGATCATTCTGCTTCGGAAGGATTTATCAAAATTTATGGTCTACCTTATAAAACAATAAATAGAGTAATGCAAAAAGTAGAAGTAGAAAGTAAGCTTTCGGTCTAA
- the argB gene encoding acetylglutamate kinase, translating into MTQPNYRKEDVLVEALPYIQQFENAIFVIKYGGAVMHDESLKQMVAQDVTLLRKIGINVIVVHGGGKEITALSEKLNLKTTFVNGQRYTDEQTRDVVQMVLAGLINKDIVRRINIYGGRAVGISGIDAGLVNVKKYNKEDLGLVGEITSINESFIKNLLRDGYLPVIAPIGVDADGTIYNVNADIAASSIAGALHATKLVYMTDIEGVKAGNNLISHLTKSDAEKYISDGTISGGMIPKVTSAISALNSGVQKVHIIDGRIQHALLLEIFTTEGVGTEIVSE; encoded by the coding sequence TTGACACAACCAAACTACAGAAAAGAAGATGTTCTGGTAGAAGCTCTGCCATATATTCAACAATTTGAAAATGCAATTTTTGTGATTAAGTATGGTGGAGCAGTAATGCATGATGAATCATTAAAACAAATGGTTGCTCAGGATGTTACTTTGCTCAGAAAAATTGGTATTAATGTCATTGTTGTACACGGAGGTGGAAAAGAAATTACAGCACTATCAGAAAAATTAAATTTAAAAACTACTTTCGTTAATGGTCAACGCTATACAGATGAACAAACTCGAGATGTTGTTCAGATGGTTCTTGCAGGTTTAATAAATAAAGATATTGTTAGAAGAATTAATATTTACGGTGGTCGAGCAGTAGGAATAAGCGGAATAGATGCTGGTCTGGTTAATGTTAAGAAATATAACAAAGAAGATCTTGGACTTGTTGGTGAAATTACAAGCATTAATGAATCATTCATAAAAAACTTATTGAGAGATGGATATCTACCTGTAATAGCTCCTATTGGTGTTGATGCAGATGGAACTATTTATAATGTGAATGCAGACATAGCTGCCAGTAGCATTGCTGGAGCTTTACATGCAACAAAGCTGGTTTATATGACAGATATTGAAGGTGTTAAAGCTGGTAATAATTTAATTTCGCACCTTACAAAAAGTGATGCAGAAAAGTATATTTCTGATGGAACAATTAGTGGTGGAATGATTCCTAAAGTAACTTCTGCTATTTCAGCACTTAATTCGGGCGTTCAAAAAGTTCATATAATTGATGGAAGAATTCAACATGCTCTTTTACTGGAAATATTTACAACCGAAGGTGTAGGAACTGAAATAGTATCAGAATAA
- the argC gene encoding N-acetyl-gamma-glutamyl-phosphate reductase: MINVGIIGATGYSGYELVRLLLNHPEVNIKRLFGQSTAGLRIDEIHTSLRKLISLTVDSFSEELLNGLDLLFVALPSGQAFEFVKAAYNKNIKVIDIGGDFRLKNIDDYKKYYKHEHLAIELLDKAVYGLSEWNEDAISKAEIISNPGCYPTSILLAILPLLKNNVIENSDVNIVSYSGTSGAGKSAVQNMIFSEVNENVRAYKVGVHQHIPEIKYYLEFFGERSIKFSFVPHLLPATRGIYTTINAKLKDGINENNVRDIFFSTYETKPFIRVLNDSVPEMKDVTYTNFCDIGFKVIEDNSIIIFSTIDNLIKGAAGQAIQNMNILFGFPQETGLIKWNKLAK, translated from the coding sequence ATGATAAATGTAGGAATAATTGGAGCTACAGGATATTCTGGCTATGAATTGGTTAGACTTTTATTAAACCATCCTGAAGTGAATATAAAGAGATTGTTTGGTCAATCTACTGCTGGATTACGTATAGATGAGATTCATACTTCGTTAAGAAAATTAATTTCATTAACAGTAGATAGTTTTTCAGAAGAGTTATTGAATGGATTGGATTTATTGTTTGTTGCACTTCCTTCTGGTCAGGCTTTTGAATTTGTAAAAGCTGCTTACAATAAAAATATTAAAGTGATTGATATAGGTGGCGACTTCAGACTGAAAAACATTGATGACTATAAAAAATATTATAAGCATGAACATTTAGCTATTGAGCTTCTTGATAAAGCTGTTTATGGACTCAGTGAATGGAACGAAGATGCAATTTCAAAAGCAGAAATTATATCGAATCCTGGATGTTATCCAACAAGTATTTTACTGGCAATTTTACCTTTACTGAAGAATAATGTTATTGAAAATTCTGATGTGAATATAGTATCATACAGCGGTACTTCAGGAGCTGGAAAATCTGCTGTTCAAAACATGATTTTTAGCGAAGTAAATGAAAATGTTCGAGCTTATAAAGTTGGAGTTCATCAACATATTCCTGAAATAAAATATTATCTGGAATTTTTTGGAGAACGTTCAATAAAATTTTCTTTTGTTCCACATCTTTTACCAGCAACAAGAGGAATTTATACAACAATCAATGCTAAATTAAAAGATGGTATTAATGAAAATAATGTTAGAGATATTTTTTTCAGTACTTATGAAACAAAACCATTTATTCGAGTATTAAACGATAGTGTTCCCGAAATGAAAGATGTTACATATACAAATTTTTGTGATATTGGTTTTAAAGTAATTGAAGATAATTCAATAATAATTTTTTCAACTATAGATAATTTAATTAAAGGTGCTGCAGGACAGGCAATTCAAAACATGAATATATTATTTGGTTTTCCACAAGAAACAGGATTAATAAAATGGAACAAACTTGCGAAATAG
- a CDS encoding TrpB-like pyridoxal phosphate-dependent enzyme — MSENKIVFLEQTKMPTHYYNILADLPKPLDPPLNPATKQPATPQELAAIFPMDLIMQEVTQERFIEIPDEVRDLYRLSRPTPLIRAANLEAELQTPAKIYFKYEGANPTGSHKTNTSYAQAYYNKKAGIKKLVTETGAGQWGSALAMACKHFGLECEIFMVKVSYNQKPYRKTFMRLFGATVHASPTNLTNAGRKVLEKDPDSPGSLGIAISEAIEVAVQRDDTNYSLGSVLNHVLLHQTIIGEEARLQMEMLDEYPDVVIGCVGGGSNFAGIAFPFLRDKLNGTKKNLEVIAVEPSSCPSLTKGKFDYDFGDEAGLTPLIKMYTLGHDFIPPKIHAGGLRYHGMAPTISLLYNIGAINAKAYGQLEVFKAAQLFAQCEGIVPAPESSHAVKEVIEQALRCKETGEAKTILFNLSGHGFLDLGAYELYLENLLDNGNSK, encoded by the coding sequence ACCACTTGATCCACCATTAAATCCAGCAACAAAACAACCAGCAACACCCCAGGAACTTGCTGCAATATTTCCAATGGATTTAATTATGCAAGAAGTAACGCAGGAAAGATTTATTGAAATTCCAGATGAAGTAAGAGATTTATACAGGTTAAGTAGACCAACACCATTAATTCGAGCAGCAAATTTAGAAGCCGAATTACAAACTCCAGCAAAAATTTATTTTAAGTACGAGGGAGCCAATCCAACAGGAAGTCACAAGACAAATACTTCTTATGCACAGGCATATTACAATAAAAAAGCTGGAATAAAAAAACTTGTAACAGAAACAGGAGCTGGTCAATGGGGAAGTGCACTAGCAATGGCCTGTAAACATTTTGGATTAGAATGTGAAATATTTATGGTAAAAGTAAGTTATAATCAAAAACCTTATCGAAAAACATTTATGAGATTATTTGGTGCTACAGTTCATGCAAGTCCAACAAATTTAACAAATGCAGGAAGAAAAGTTTTAGAAAAAGATCCAGATTCACCGGGATCACTGGGTATTGCAATTAGCGAAGCAATTGAAGTTGCAGTTCAAAGAGATGATACAAATTATAGTCTTGGAAGTGTATTAAATCATGTATTATTACATCAAACAATAATTGGCGAAGAAGCACGTCTTCAAATGGAAATGCTCGATGAATATCCAGATGTTGTAATTGGTTGTGTGGGCGGTGGAAGTAATTTTGCTGGTATTGCTTTTCCATTTCTGCGTGATAAACTAAATGGCACAAAGAAAAATCTTGAAGTAATTGCTGTTGAACCTTCTTCGTGTCCATCTCTCACAAAAGGAAAATTTGATTATGATTTTGGAGACGAAGCAGGATTAACTCCTTTAATTAAAATGTATACACTTGGCCATGATTTTATTCCACCTAAAATTCATGCAGGTGGTTTACGTTATCATGGAATGGCTCCTACAATTTCATTGCTTTATAATATAGGAGCAATTAATGCAAAAGCATATGGTCAGCTCGAAGTATTCAAAGCAGCACAACTTTTTGCTCAATGTGAAGGAATTGTGCCAGCTCCAGAAAGCTCTCATGCTGTAAAAGAAGTTATTGAACAGGCTTTAAGATGTAAAGAAACCGGTGAAGCAAAAACTATTTTGTTCAATTTATCCGGTCACGGATTTTTAGATCTGGGAGCTTATGAACTTTATCTTGAAAATCTTCTTGACAATGGTAACAGTAAGTAA
- the argR gene encoding arginine repressor produces the protein MSRKLEDIQKRHALIKTLISSQNIYNQTQLVKILKQKGIKVTQATLSRDLSELGVVRVPTSEGLVYKLGSEGGDGAIRTHIAEEIISIESNECVVLVKTFLGRASGVAVYIDKQNDPEILGTIAGDDTIIVVPKTIKNIKKVTEQLKTILGIK, from the coding sequence ATGAGTAGAAAATTAGAAGATATTCAAAAACGTCATGCTTTAATTAAAACACTTATTTCTTCACAAAATATTTATAATCAAACACAACTTGTAAAAATACTTAAACAGAAAGGTATTAAAGTTACTCAGGCAACATTATCAAGAGATTTATCTGAACTTGGAGTGGTGCGTGTTCCTACTTCTGAAGGACTTGTTTATAAATTAGGTTCAGAAGGTGGTGATGGAGCAATTCGTACACATATAGCAGAAGAAATTATTTCTATTGAATCTAATGAATGTGTTGTTCTTGTTAAAACTTTTCTTGGAAGAGCTTCTGGTGTTGCTGTTTATATTGATAAACAAAACGATCCTGAAATTCTTGGTACAATTGCTGGCGATGATACTATTATCGTTGTTCCTAAAACAATTAAAAATATAAAAAAAGTAACTGAGCAATTAAAAACAATATTAGGGATTAAGTAA